The DNA sequence CCTGACCGCGAACTGGGACTACGGCTGGCAGCAGAAGCAATCCCGCCTGAAGCCACGTGATGTCAACCACGGTCGATGCGCCATCTTACGGGACACCTTCTATCGCAAGAATAATTTAGCACCAGACCCCATACATTACTCGAGTCCCGCTGGCGGAGAGTTCTCTATATGTAGCGAGTACTCTTGCAGCTTTAATTAACATCAGACCAGTGCATCTATTGCAGCTTTCAATTCATAAACCCACGGAGTACTCTCATATgggaagatttatgaatgaagaaCTAGAAGTTAGCAATCCAAACTTCTGGTAAAAGAACTAATTTTCACCCTTGTTATATACGTTATATGTTTGGCTAGGGGTAACCAAATAAAAAGACATCGAATATagcaaaaaacatatattttataatttttattatttacaataattcaacttttatttacatatttaacaaCAGCAAATGTACCCATCGTGTAAGGCCACATTTCACTGTTTCCCaggaattattaaagtaaaaaatgtgTACAGATTACGATTGTGTAAATTACAACATAACTTCGCTCCGAGGAAAGACTTGAGGTCGATGCAGGGCGTGCCAATGGACGGATCCTTTTAATGTGGAAGCAATCATTCCCTacgctatataaaaaataatattagaatgGAAAGAAGTATTAACAGCTAATGTGACTAACATTTAGTTACAGATCCATCCATTGTGACGTCAATAACAATTACACAGTTAcaactaaaattaatcaacCAGACTGTCAACAACATACTCACACTAACAAGTCACTaagaagatataataaatatgagacGTCTTTGTTCATTCTCAAGTTCATATTTGACACATTATGTACAATTATATGCTATATCAGTCCATTGAATTTAGCGGAACCcactttcatataatttatttaagagtgATGTAAATTGTGCAACAACAATTATAAGGATGACATCTGCTGTGCCATTTGGAATTCTACACACACAAAACAACAGTTAGGATGCACTGAGTCACTCCGcttgaaattgattttaacaCAGCTTGATTCCGTTCCAGAAAAATGAAACAGAAATACACTTTAAAGTAAACAAGTATTCTTCAATTTTAGAcagctttaaatatttgatatgacTCTTGTCACAATTGAAGAATAATGGTAACAtacaaacttaaaaaacactttatattatatttaccatGGGCAGGATCTTTTTAAGTGGCAGATACTTCACAGttgtttagtttaattaatggttttttatattttcttttttattttttttgacctTAGAGAAATCAAAAGTAATCAAAACGAGACAATTAatgaacacaaaaataatgtatgtacaaaaaaaaatattggaatattcaataaatcaactctccaaatttaataaataaacctaaataagggacatttaatacaatagtTATATCTAATAGATCAACCAAACATGTACCTCATATGAATCAAATGCCagataacattaaacattCCTTGGCTTTAGAATATTATAGTCCGGGATCCTACATTAGTTGTGTGTGCAGGCGTTTAGCACAGCAAGCTCTGGGACTACATTAAATTTGTACTGATTTAAACACACTGAAACATTTCAAGTGTAATTATGAATGAGCCGTTAATATGATTCAAGTACaagcaatatatttatcaaaacatcAGGCTTAATAATGGCGTTATACCAGGCAACTAAAACATGTACAGACATCAGATACcggatacattttaaataaaaggtgTTTTAATAGTACAGATAAGTGAATGTTATCATTGATatcttagaaaaatataccatgttaaaaaaaaaatacgtgttACGCGGACCGTTTGAAAGCCGGTAATAGGTTCAGTTCAGCAATACAATAAACTAACtccaaataaaattgatacattttttacaaaatatttcgaaAATATAAGTCATACCttaccatttaaatatatacaggaTTCTTATGTAGGTAATAGAATTTGTACATCGTCCATACACAAATTTACAATAAGCCGATCATCGTCACTGGTATTAAGCCGTTATCAGTCATGATGCGTGCCGACTGCCGCAGCATCGTGGGCGAGTGGTATGGTGGAGGTCACTATCAGTATGATGACATTTGAGTCACAATTCACTTTGTATCAGTGGGGTGAGCGTGACGTCACTAAGAGTGTGGAGGGGGCAGGGCGGGGGGCGCGCCCGTGGTCCAGTGCACGAGCGCGTGCTGCGGCAGTTGGGTGGCTTGGAAGTGGTCCTTGAGCAAGGCCTGGGAGAAGTTACAATGCATCTGGTATGCCTCGTTCTCTCGTTCCGTGTCGCCCGCGAGACGATACAGATCTGAGGATtgacgtttttattataagtaacttAATTATGATTCTCTTGTAGCAACTGATGCTAGTCACAGCCCGACGTAGGCGAGCGGTGACACAGCCGGAAGTAAACACATGGCAGTTTAACTCACTCTGACGTCGAGAACTGcgattttaacataattaaaattttcaggcCAATTTGTTTCTTAAGATACAAATATCCTAAGATTAGTCCGACGATACcacaacatatattattttatttgcaacgTACACATTTGTTCTCAGAAGCATGGAATATATAGATGACTTGAGAAATAAAGTAACTAATAGtgaatataatgagatctaagacaatcgcgagtattcatttaaaacaaactaatattttcggattactacgcgtattgtttaaaaactacatgctcccgtcgtttcggttactttgcagcaagcGTAATcccgggcagacgagatgtgaaattTTCACGATCAAATCCGgaaacattagtttcattatatcAAATGACTATAGTCTACATTTCTGATTCTTCTAACtgtggatttatttttaattcgcccgatttatatattataataatttaaccattatattaattaaagtagaTTCTAACATGGTTATCCGGAGATTCAAATTACTTCAAATATCTCATGTGCGTCTCGTCACTTGCGCCCCCACCCTTCTCACAACTCAACCTCAGCAGGAGGACTGGTTAGTGAAAGGTCAGAGGACAATGTAGGCTTACTTATATGTTTGTTACACtaggattaaaatttttgtaattttgaaacttttatacatacatataggtatttattgaaacaaacgacaaaaattataagttatttgtatCATGAGTACAAGAGTAATGGTGTCGTAAAGGAATATTGAACTGGGATGGAAAAGCTTCAAGACCTACTCAAAGAGATACCTCTATATCAGACTTTTTCAAAGTTGGCGTCAACGCCCCAATGTGGGAGCTGCAGATATAAAAGGGAGCGGTAAGACACTCAGATTAAAATGAAGGCTTTATTTACAGGCCGGGGGTGATTTGAAATTTCATATAGATCAGACAAGCTATGGTGGTTTTTCAGTAGATGAAAATATGGGGCGCTAAAAAATTTACTGTCAAACTGGGCAATAGACAAAATAAGTTTGGGAACCCCTAAGCTATCCTCTATAACTCGCCTAATATAATCAAACTAACCTAATTCTGTACCGCTTCTTTGTCGGTAAATTATTCAGGTTTACCTTTTAGTATCGCGGATGCCCACAGCTGTACATGGACGTCGGGTATTTTGCTAGCGAGTTGCATGGCCGGTGTCACCATGTTCATACTCTCCCGCGAGTTGTTTATCGACAGGAAGATGTGGCCGAGCAATACCAGCGAACAGGACGTCAGGCGGTTCAGGTCCTCCGCGTTTGCCATCTTTAATGTCTCCCGGAGATACCGTCTGCAATTAATTACAagacgtaaaatatttattcatcgATGACCAGACAATACAAGGCGATGTAACCAAACAGAggacgtaataaaaataattctacaaCAGTTCAGTATAATTAACTCaaactaaaaattatcttaaggAGGGTGGTTATTTGAAggattttatgaattttaacaaCAGATCTCAGTAGGGTGGTTAAAATGTGCCGTTAATCAGACACAGGACAAATAaggtatgtatttatagtcttcattaaatattttatgtccaaaaaaatgtataggAAAATATCTCTATAGAATAGAATACTTTTCGGTGCATATTTcgacacatttattttaaattataaattcctattatatatacaacaagTTAAAGTTACTTGGCCTCGTTGTACCGCGCCTGGAAAAAGGCCTGCAGTCCCAGCACGTAGTAGGAGGCAGCTCGCAGACCGTGAGCGTATGTAGGCAACGCCTCTGGTCGAACCTGGACAAGAATTTagatttactataaattaaatattaaatttcataaaaatacttaacacATGagtgtttcttttttattcataagaaaataattgatatattatgacaaaaaGAGCGTATAGTCTTGGATTCCACGGTTCTAAGTAGCTTTGGCAAAGGTTATAATCAGGTAGATGTCTATGTCCTTCGTATGCTACACATGTGTAATACACACCTGCTCCATCAACTGTGCCAGGTCATTGTCCCGTCTGCCTCTCAAATAAACTATAGCTAGATTCAGTTTCGCAAACATCCATAAATCCCTTTCTTGTGACATCTGTAACAAGACgaatttcataattaacatacatatattctgataatcattttaaattcccAGTAAAACCTCCTTTCTAAAATcgtgttaaaaatatgattatgttCAAATGTTGTGTATGCTACtctagtatattaaataacattttgttacatGTATGGCTGTATGGAACTGTGCCTCGGCCGCCTCCATACAGTTCATGGACATAGCGTACAATCCGAGTAAGCAGTGAAGTTGTGGAGTGTGGGCCGCCGCCGCGTTCGctgttgaaatatattgatatgggtttaaaattgtattattaaaaaagatatattttaatatcatatgaTGACTTAAATGTGCAACGCTACACAGAACGATATACAGAATAAGGCATACAGTTTGCGCCGAGACAAATACTAAGAATAGGATCATTCAGAGAAGTTGTGACTTTTCTCAAAATATTgtctaaaacaataaaaaaaactttactttttttttgtaatgaccAAAAAATTATGATGCTGTTGCTAACATTAAGAGGTCGTaatgagttttttattttcgaaactaaaatgataaaaaaaataatttattaaaattacgatTTCGAAACaagaaatatgtaatatattagaaatattataacctACTTttgtataagaataaaaaaattattgtattagatAGGAAcgttttcttacaaaaaaaaataattttaatatgactaGTAGTTGCAGAAAAAGTagcaaaaatacatacatacatgtctatctttctatataatatatatgactttataaaactattttgagtttttgaaatataatgtgaTAAAGTACCATTAGGTGCGGTGGAGAGCAGGTGGGCGGCGCGTGCTATCTCGTGTAGAGCGTGTGCTTTCCCGCCCGCCACGAGCCGGCACAGGGCGGCGTGCTCCAGCAGCGCCATCCGCAGCCTCCAGGCGAGCGCCGCACAGCCGCGCACCGAGCCCGAGCCGCCCGCGCCCGCCCCGCTGCCCTCGCTCGCCTCCTCACTCGCTGGAACATACATCCGGTGTTATCACCAAGGAGCGAGAGAAGTCTATTGGAATGTTTTCAACGTTTTGCGTTATGTCTATAGTTTCAAGTCTTAGGCGTCAGTTGACTGAATCTTAAGTgtgactaatatttttcggtatAGTAcgcgttattttaatatttttaaaactacatacatactcccgacgtgtcggttacttcgcagcaaccgtgagtgtgtatttttaaaaataataaattaaagcgtagtaatccaaaaataatagtttaattcaaattaatactcGAGTCAATCTACGAGTAAATGAGTTTAGATTTTTTAGTATTAAGAAGATTGGATAGGTACAAAGCGGCTCCCGCTATACTTGTTGCAAGTAGCAATTGCTGCTGTAGGTACATGGATAAGCACTGAATATATTACATCACGTACCACATGAATCGTACGGCTAAGCGCCAGTAAATATAACCCAACCTAAATGGTCACCATTAAggtttttctaatttatgactttcaatacaaattttattatttcaaaggtTATTCCTTGTCCAAGCTTAATAtacgttaatattttctattactttCGGCTTTTAGTTTgtgaaggtttttttttctgaaactattttttgcttttttttttatcatcttgaatatttttttttttcatctgtcCCAAGCGTCTAAAATCTActtgatacatatatatacggtCATTCTGAATTTCACTTAAATGAgtggtataaaattattattctctcattttttttgccaacattttcaattataggatcaaataaatttcatactacctcaaaaaaaaaactgtttttgcaGATTAAGTTAAAGTACTCTGATAAAATACGAAACTTAAGtttatcaaatgaaaaataatttaattatctgtgaTAATAACTCACAGGTCAACTTGTCTATTTGGGCGAGAGCCTTCTCCGTGTACTTGTGAGCTTTGTCCATATAACCAGCCTGAGCTGAATGCATGACTGTCACGAGGTACACCAACACATACAGTTGCTGTCTTGACAACCACACAAATGACTCCCCCGAGGCACTCCCGCACACCGCTGCAATGATacaaattgattataatttatcttcaaTGAAGTTTATTGCCGTTCATCATCagctgatttaaaaaaatagtagtcGTAATTACAGATGAAATCAAGTATGATTGTGATATCATCTTGTGATGTAAATTCCTATTAtatgaacaaataatatttacccaAACAATGAGTTTTCTAGCAATTTTATGAAGTTATATTGTACAGATTCTTATAAACGACTGTCATAAGTTTTATGGAACACTACTGATTCTgacacacaaaaaatattaatgattatctATGGAACTTTGCAATCATATGGCTCAGGtatgaaaataacatatagcatatataattaacaaagttatttttatacattgacAAATAACCAACAACAAAGGCTATATAGACATTCATGATGACGGAGCTGCTGGCGAagacaaaatacaaataaattttccataCAGAAAAGCTATGTATATCATGTCATATGTTTGATACTCTTGTATTTCTAAGTAGTCAAGCTACAAAGGTCAATGGAATCCCAAACCTTGCATTCTTAGTTCATAACTCATAACTAACCATCATCGTCGGGCCAGGTCGGAGCCATGATAGTCTGAATACTCTGCTGTAATTGTTTCAGACATGGTTTCACACTCTTCACTTGACCAGCCATCAAATAATGACACACCTACAAGCATCACTTATTACATTCAGCATTTAAggatgtgtattttttaacaata is a window from the Danaus plexippus chromosome 16 unlocalized genomic scaffold, MEX_DaPlex mxdp_31, whole genome shotgun sequence genome containing:
- the LOC116771774 gene encoding MAU2 chromatid cohesion factor homolog; protein product: MASTQDAWYISLLGLAEHFRTSNPPDIKSCIQCLQAVFNFKPPQRVEARTHLQLGNILLTHTKNIDLARTHLEQSWCLSQTITGFDDVKFEAASVLAELFEQQGQPTHSKPILRKAIELSQHSVYWHCRLIFQLAQIHATEREYEVASSLLGVGVDYAQISNAAYTRVLFLLSRVMLLLIDKKIQEVLPLLNQAGHLVETWAGSPHQKEYLKVFFLVLQVCHYLMAGQVKSVKPCLKQLQQSIQTIMAPTWPDDDAVCGSASGESFVWLSRQQLYVLVYLVTVMHSAQAGYMDKAHKYTEKALAQIDKLTSSEEASEGSGAGAGGSGSVRGCAALAWRLRMALLEHAALCRLVAGGKAHALHEIARAAHLLSTAPNANAAAAHTPQLHCLLGLYAMSMNCMEAAEAQFHTAIHMSQERDLWMFAKLNLAIVYLRGRRDNDLAQLMEQVRPEALPTYAHGLRAASYYVLGLQAFFQARYNEAKRYLRETLKMANAEDLNRLTSCSLVLLGHIFLSINNSRESMNMVTPAMQLASKIPDVHVQLWASAILKDLYRLAGDTERENEAYQMHCNFSQALLKDHFQATQLPQHALVHWTTGAPPALPPPHS